In a single window of the Branchiostoma floridae strain S238N-H82 chromosome 2, Bfl_VNyyK, whole genome shotgun sequence genome:
- the LOC118407064 gene encoding frequenin-1-like, whose product MPPKKKNRSKKMGKGKLKTAIQSLMEGEDDMKTAIHGAFEKLDTDGSGFLEKDELYEALNELLGADDDEVAIPKKRFDKFFEKMDKGDDEHEGKISEKEFTKRARGLFKQMQETEDDDDDD is encoded by the exons ATGCCACCAAAAAAGAAGAATAGATCAAAGAAGATGGGGAAAGGAAAACTGAAAACAGCCATCCAGAGTCTAATGGAGGGAGAG GACGACATGAAAACGGCTATCCACGGCGCCTTTGAGAAGCTGGATACAGATGGCAGCGGTTTCTTGGAGAAGGACGAACTCTACGAGGCACTGAATGAGTTG CTGGGTGCTGACGACGACGAAGTGGCTATTCCAAAAAAACGTTTTGACAAGTTTTTCGAAAAAATGGACAAAGGCG ATGATGAGCATGAAGGAAAGATCTCCGAAAAGGAGTTCACGAAGCGTGCCCGAGGCCTCTTTAAGCAAATGCAGGAG ACCGAGGACGATGATGACGATGACTAG